One window from the genome of Crassostrea angulata isolate pt1a10 chromosome 2, ASM2561291v2, whole genome shotgun sequence encodes:
- the LOC128173277 gene encoding uncharacterized protein LOC128173277, with translation MAARLCPVVNCLYNKFFFCCREMAKTKTTSAEQLKKCPFCSFKSRSHSEWKDHMAECYETRHFCRRCDYSTDKKVNYIRHLKRNHPDEVERGQGSQQSDNAEGIKSSEDSLSRDLHKDESSDEEEWLSQEPDITIDEEPGTSGPSPCEKAVDPTVRKRTQPMPVYTSDRCKTPRLDDKTNDPPCKVADKAVQTDPVVYTKSIKTTTIVREHGRKTITVKREKML, from the coding sequence ATGGCTGCAAGATTATGTCCAGTGGTAAATTGTCTTTAcaacaagttttttttctgttgtagaGAAATGGCGAAGACGAAGACTACCAGTGCAGAACAGCTGAAGAAATGTCCATTCTGTTCCTTTAAAAGTAGAAGTCACTCGGAATGGAAAGACCACATGGCCGAGTGTTATGAAACCAGACACTTTTGTAGACGATGTGATTATTCGACAGATAAGAAAGTCAACTACATACGGCATCTTAAGAGAAACCACCCAGACGAAGTTGAGAGAGGTCAAGGCAGCCAACAGTCTGATAATGCAGAGGGTATTAAATCCAGTGAAGATAGTTTATCTAGAGATCTCCACAAGGACGAGTCTTCAGATGAAGAGGAGTGGCTCTCACAGGAACCCGACATAACCATTGACGAAGAACCGGGTACCAGTGGACCTTCACCCTGTGAGAAAGCCGTCGACCCTACTGTTAGAAAGAGGACTCAACCCATGCCCGTGTATACATCTGACCGTTGTAAGACACCGAGGCTGGATGACAAGACAAATGACCCCCCGTGCAAAGTTGCAGATAAGGCTGTTCAGACAGACCCAGTTGTATATACCAAGTCGATCAAGACAACAACCATTGTCCGGGAGCACGGACGCAAGACAATCACTGTGAAGAGGGAAAAGATGCTGTAG